A stretch of the Bradyrhizobium arachidis genome encodes the following:
- the hemH gene encoding ferrochelatase: MTSVLPTGTSKPAASGAQRVGVLLVNLGTPDTADAPGVRVYLKEFLSDARVIEDQGLVWKLILNGIILRRRPRTKALDYRKIWNNEKNESPLKTITRSQAEKLADALADRTHVVVDWAMRYGNPSIRAGVEALIAQGCDRILAVPLYPQYSASTSATVCDEVFRVLSRLRAQPTLRVTPPYYDDEAYIEALAASIDGHLATLTFKPELIVASFHGMPQSYVDKGDPYQDHCIATTNALRRRLGMDETKLLLTFQSRFGNDEWLQPYTDKTMERLAREGVRRIAVVTPGFAADCLETLEEIAQENAEIFKHNGGEQFAAIPCLNDSDAGMDVIRTLVLRELQGWI, encoded by the coding sequence ATGACCTCCGTCCTCCCCACCGGCACGTCGAAGCCAGCCGCATCAGGCGCGCAGCGCGTCGGCGTGCTGCTGGTCAATCTGGGCACGCCCGACACTGCCGATGCCCCGGGCGTCCGCGTCTACCTCAAGGAATTCCTGTCCGACGCTCGCGTGATCGAGGACCAGGGGCTGGTCTGGAAGCTCATTCTCAACGGCATCATCCTGCGCCGCCGCCCGCGCACCAAGGCGCTCGACTACCGAAAAATCTGGAACAACGAGAAGAACGAGTCGCCGCTCAAGACCATCACGCGCTCGCAGGCCGAGAAGCTCGCGGACGCGCTCGCCGACCGGACGCATGTCGTGGTGGACTGGGCGATGCGCTACGGCAATCCGTCGATCCGCGCGGGCGTCGAGGCGCTGATCGCGCAAGGCTGCGACCGTATCCTGGCGGTGCCGCTCTATCCGCAATATTCGGCCTCGACTTCGGCGACGGTGTGCGACGAGGTGTTTCGCGTGCTGTCGCGCCTGCGCGCGCAGCCGACGTTGCGGGTGACGCCGCCCTATTACGACGACGAAGCCTATATCGAGGCGCTCGCAGCCTCGATCGACGGCCATCTCGCGACGCTCACCTTCAAGCCCGAGCTGATCGTCGCCTCGTTCCACGGAATGCCCCAGAGCTATGTCGACAAGGGCGACCCCTATCAGGACCACTGCATCGCCACCACCAACGCGCTGCGGCGCCGCCTGGGGATGGACGAGACAAAGCTGCTGCTGACCTTCCAGTCGCGGTTCGGCAATGACGAGTGGCTGCAGCCCTATACGGACAAGACCATGGAGCGTCTCGCGCGCGAAGGCGTGCGCCGCATCGCCGTGGTCACGCCGGGTTTTGCCGCCGACTGCCTGGAGACGCTGGAGGAGATCGCGCAGGAGAACGCCGAGATCTTCAAGCACAATGGCGGCGAGCAGTTTGCCGCGATTCCCTGCCTCAACGACAGCGATGCCGGCATGGACGTCATCCGCACGCTGGTGCTGCGCGAGCTGCAGGGCTGGATTTGA
- a CDS encoding MAPEG family protein: MTLAELCVFGALLLYLSTIVAIKWIRIGRFDNARPRDGAFYEDAIAQRALGAHQNGIETFPFFAFAVLLAEYRDSPQRLIDELAALFLLVRIAYVFTYVGNRPTLRSILWSIGFFINVAIFFMPVLKRFLPV, translated from the coding sequence ATGACCCTTGCGGAATTGTGCGTCTTCGGAGCATTGCTGCTCTATCTCTCGACGATCGTCGCGATCAAATGGATCAGGATCGGACGCTTCGACAATGCGCGGCCGCGCGATGGCGCATTCTACGAGGATGCCATCGCCCAACGTGCACTGGGCGCGCACCAGAACGGCATCGAGACCTTCCCGTTCTTCGCCTTCGCGGTGCTGCTCGCCGAATACCGGGATTCGCCGCAACGCCTGATCGACGAGCTCGCGGCCCTGTTCCTGCTCGTGCGGATCGCCTACGTCTTCACCTATGTCGGCAACCGCCCGACGCTGCGCTCCATCCTCTGGAGCATCGGCTTTTTCATCAACGTCGCGATCTTCTTCATGCCGGTGCTGAAGCGCTTTTTGCCGGTATGA
- a CDS encoding thioesterase family protein has product MSRENFWFFHPFRVRYSEIDGQGVVFNAHYLTYFDTTITEYFRALGFDQYADAKQSGIDFHVVKSLIEYKAPARFDQEIDVGARVARIGNSSLTFEMAIFLKGGNEALITGEIVWVYTDQQSHRPVAIPASMRGLIATRERHLSA; this is encoded by the coding sequence ATGTCGCGCGAAAACTTCTGGTTCTTTCACCCGTTCCGGGTGCGCTATTCCGAGATCGACGGCCAGGGCGTCGTCTTCAATGCGCATTATCTGACTTACTTCGACACCACCATCACCGAGTATTTTCGCGCGCTCGGCTTCGACCAGTATGCCGATGCCAAGCAGAGCGGCATCGACTTCCACGTCGTGAAATCGCTGATCGAGTACAAGGCGCCGGCGCGGTTTGACCAGGAGATCGACGTCGGCGCGCGGGTGGCGCGGATCGGCAATTCGAGCCTCACCTTCGAGATGGCGATCTTCCTCAAGGGCGGCAACGAGGCCCTCATCACCGGCGAGATCGTGTGGGTCTACACGGACCAGCAGAGCCATCGTCCGGTCGCGATCCCGGCCTCGATGCGCGGCCTGATCGCGACGCGAGAGCGGCATCTGTCGGCGTGA
- a CDS encoding nickel/cobalt transporter, producing the protein MNPTSPLARGLVTAAALIAAVLVADAALHDLLAQNPFGAPRPAPAADPEVGGIVGWLLAKQSEFYREISTTIRAAKSDGSAVWTLLAISFAYGIFHAAGPGHGKAVISSYLVANQETARRGIALSFASALMQSLVAVAVVGISAWALNATAKTMCNAEKVIEIASYALIAAFGARLVWVKGGAFMRALQASQPVPALAGAAHHDHGHHHHHHDHDHGHHHRDHAHSHDHVHDEHCGHSHGPTPSELAGPGGWRRGLAAILTVGIRPCSGAILVLVFSLAQGLFWAGIAATFLMGLGTAITVATIAVVAVSAKDIARRLSSARDGSGVLFMRGIEFGAAGLVLLFGAGLLFGYLAVERTTCF; encoded by the coding sequence GTGAACCCGACATCGCCCCTCGCGCGCGGGCTCGTCACCGCTGCGGCGCTCATCGCCGCAGTGCTTGTTGCCGACGCCGCGCTTCACGATCTCCTGGCGCAAAACCCCTTTGGCGCGCCGCGTCCGGCGCCGGCTGCCGACCCTGAGGTCGGAGGTATCGTCGGCTGGCTCTTGGCAAAGCAGTCGGAATTCTACCGCGAGATCTCCACCACCATCCGCGCCGCCAAGTCCGACGGCTCGGCGGTGTGGACGCTGCTCGCGATCTCCTTTGCCTACGGGATCTTCCATGCCGCAGGTCCCGGCCACGGCAAGGCTGTGATCTCGTCCTATCTCGTCGCCAATCAGGAGACCGCGCGGCGCGGCATCGCGCTGTCGTTTGCGTCGGCCCTGATGCAGTCGCTGGTGGCGGTCGCCGTCGTCGGTATCTCGGCCTGGGCGCTGAACGCCACCGCCAAAACCATGTGCAACGCCGAGAAGGTGATCGAGATCGCAAGCTACGCCCTGATCGCGGCGTTCGGCGCCCGCCTGGTCTGGGTCAAGGGCGGCGCCTTCATGCGCGCCCTTCAGGCGAGCCAGCCTGTGCCGGCCCTCGCCGGCGCGGCGCATCACGACCACGGGCATCACCATCACCACCACGATCATGATCACGGCCACCATCACCGCGATCACGCCCATTCCCACGACCACGTCCATGACGAGCATTGCGGCCATTCGCATGGGCCGACGCCGAGCGAGCTCGCCGGACCCGGCGGCTGGCGGCGGGGGCTAGCCGCGATCCTCACCGTGGGCATCCGCCCTTGCTCGGGCGCAATCCTGGTCCTGGTGTTCTCGCTCGCCCAGGGCCTGTTCTGGGCCGGCATCGCCGCGACCTTTTTGATGGGACTGGGCACCGCGATCACGGTTGCGACCATCGCGGTGGTGGCGGTCTCCGCCAAGGATATCGCGCGGCGCCTGAGCTCGGCCCGCGACGGCAGCGGCGTGCTTTTCATGCGCGGCATCGAGTTTGGGGCCGCCGGACTCGTGCTGCTGTTCGGCGCGGGCCTCCTGTTCGGCTATCTCGCCGTCGAGCGGACGACGTGCTTCTAA
- a CDS encoding DUF1007 family protein codes for MDWIRALSGLLLAAALSLAAAGAAQAHPHVWITATSEVLYAPDGSVTGVRHAWTFDDMFSAYAVQGLEGKTKGTYSREELAPLAQTNVESLKEYAYFTFAKADGKKERFNEPIDYFLDYKDTVLTLHFTLPLKNPVKSKQLMLEVFDRSFFIDFKMTDKEPVKLVGAPAGCQMKLERPNDGTASAQKLNEQTFMNGENANFGLMFANKITVDCP; via the coding sequence ATGGACTGGATACGCGCCCTCTCCGGATTGCTGCTCGCCGCAGCTCTCTCGCTCGCGGCGGCGGGGGCGGCCCAGGCACATCCGCATGTCTGGATCACGGCCACCAGCGAGGTGCTGTATGCGCCGGATGGCTCGGTCACCGGCGTGCGCCACGCCTGGACGTTCGACGACATGTTCTCGGCCTATGCGGTGCAGGGGCTCGAGGGCAAGACCAAGGGCACCTACAGCCGCGAGGAACTGGCGCCGCTCGCCCAGACCAACGTCGAGTCGCTCAAGGAATACGCCTACTTCACCTTCGCCAAGGCCGACGGGAAGAAGGAGCGCTTCAACGAGCCGATCGACTACTTCCTCGACTACAAGGACACCGTGCTGACCCTGCACTTCACGCTGCCGCTGAAGAACCCGGTCAAATCAAAGCAACTGATGCTGGAAGTGTTCGACCGCTCCTTCTTCATCGACTTCAAGATGACGGACAAGGAGCCGGTCAAGCTGGTCGGTGCCCCCGCCGGCTGCCAGATGAAGCTGGAGCGTCCGAACGACGGCACCGCGAGCGCGCAAAAGCTCAACGAGCAGACCTTCATGAACGGCGAGAACGCCAATTTCGGCCTTATGTTCGCCAACAAGATCACCGTGGACTGTCCGTGA
- a CDS encoding M3 family metallopeptidase, with the protein MSETRQNTGPAQAETNPLLKAWVTPFATPPFDEISPEHFLPAFEQAFADHSAEIAAITHDPAAPDFANTVTALERSGKLLTKVAAVFYDLVSAHSNPAILEIDKEVSLRMARHWNPIMMNAVLFGRIAQLHENRTALGLTPEQLRLLERTYTRFHRAGAGLTEEAKKRMAEINERLAQLGTTFSHHLLGDEQEWFMELGGDDREGLPESFVAAAKAAAEERGMAGKAIVTLSRSSTEPFLKSSARRDLREKVYKAFTARGDNGNPNDNNATIVEILKLREESANLLGYPTFAAYRLEDSMAKTPDAVRGLLERVWKPARARALADRDEMQALIAQEGGNFRLAPWDWRYYAEKLRLQRANFDDAAIKPYLTLDHMIAAAFDCATRLFGITFTERKDVPAWHPDVRVWEVRDRAGNHKALFYGDYFARPSKRSGAWMTSLRDQQKLDGDVAPLIINVCNFAKGSGGEPSLLSPDDARTLFHEFGHGLHGMLSNVTYPSLSGTSVFTDFVELPSQLYEHWQERPEVLQQFARHYQTGEPLPDDLLQRFLAARKFNQGFATVEFVSSALVDLEFHTQPAAAAEDVRAFEKKELEKIGMPEEIALRHRPTQFGHIFSGDHYASGYYSYMWSEVMDADAFGAFEEAGNIFDPAVAKRLHDDIYSTGGSVDPEAAYEAFRGRPPEPDALLRRRGLLDNAKAA; encoded by the coding sequence ATGTCAGAAACCCGCCAGAATACCGGCCCCGCGCAGGCCGAGACCAACCCGCTCCTGAAGGCCTGGGTAACGCCCTTTGCGACCCCGCCATTCGACGAGATCAGCCCGGAGCACTTCCTCCCCGCATTCGAGCAAGCCTTCGCGGACCACTCCGCGGAGATTGCGGCCATCACCCACGACCCGGCGGCGCCCGACTTCGCCAACACCGTCACGGCGCTGGAGCGCTCCGGCAAGCTGCTGACCAAGGTCGCGGCGGTGTTCTACGACCTCGTCTCGGCGCACTCCAATCCGGCGATCCTGGAGATCGACAAGGAGGTGTCCTTGCGGATGGCGCGGCACTGGAATCCGATCATGATGAACGCTGTGCTGTTCGGTCGCATCGCCCAGCTCCACGAGAATCGCACCGCGCTCGGCCTGACGCCGGAGCAGCTCCGCCTCCTGGAGCGCACCTACACCCGCTTCCACCGCGCCGGTGCCGGCCTCACCGAGGAGGCCAAGAAGCGGATGGCCGAGATCAACGAGCGGCTCGCCCAGCTCGGCACCACGTTCAGCCACCATCTGCTCGGCGACGAGCAGGAGTGGTTCATGGAGCTCGGCGGGGACGACCGCGAGGGCCTGCCCGAGAGTTTCGTCGCCGCCGCCAAGGCTGCGGCGGAAGAGCGCGGCATGGCCGGCAAGGCCATCGTCACGCTCTCGCGCTCCTCGACCGAGCCCTTCCTGAAGAGCTCGGCCCGGCGTGACCTGCGCGAGAAGGTCTACAAGGCCTTCACGGCGCGGGGCGACAACGGCAACCCGAACGACAACAATGCCACCATCGTCGAGATCCTGAAGCTGCGGGAGGAGAGCGCCAACCTACTGGGCTACCCGACCTTCGCCGCCTACCGGCTGGAGGACTCCATGGCCAAGACGCCCGACGCCGTACGTGGCCTCCTGGAGCGGGTCTGGAAGCCGGCGCGGGCGCGGGCGCTCGCCGACCGCGACGAGATGCAGGCCCTGATCGCGCAGGAGGGCGGCAATTTCCGCCTCGCGCCCTGGGACTGGCGCTACTACGCCGAAAAGCTCCGCCTTCAGCGCGCCAATTTCGACGACGCCGCGATCAAGCCGTATTTGACGCTCGACCACATGATCGCCGCCGCCTTCGACTGCGCCACGCGGCTGTTCGGCATCACCTTCACCGAGCGCAAGGACGTGCCGGCCTGGCACCCGGACGTGCGGGTCTGGGAGGTCCGGGATCGCGCCGGAAACCACAAGGCGCTGTTCTACGGCGACTACTTTGCCCGGCCGTCAAAGCGCTCAGGCGCCTGGATGACCTCGCTGCGCGACCAGCAGAAGCTCGACGGCGATGTCGCGCCGCTCATCATCAACGTCTGCAACTTCGCGAAAGGATCCGGCGGGGAACCCTCGCTGCTGTCGCCCGACGATGCCCGCACCCTGTTCCACGAGTTCGGCCACGGCCTGCACGGCATGCTCTCCAATGTGACCTACCCGTCGCTGTCCGGCACCTCCGTGTTCACCGACTTCGTCGAGCTGCCCTCGCAGCTCTACGAGCACTGGCAGGAGCGGCCCGAGGTGCTCCAGCAGTTCGCCCGCCACTACCAGACCGGAGAGCCGTTGCCCGACGACCTGCTCCAGCGCTTCCTCGCGGCGCGAAAGTTCAACCAGGGCTTTGCCACCGTCGAGTTCGTCTCCTCGGCGCTGGTCGATCTCGAGTTCCACACCCAGCCGGCGGCCGCCGCCGAGGATGTGCGGGCCTTCGAGAAGAAGGAGCTCGAGAAGATTGGCATGCCCGAGGAGATCGCGCTGCGCCACCGGCCTACGCAATTCGGCCACATCTTCTCCGGTGACCACTACGCGTCCGGCTACTACAGCTACATGTGGTCGGAGGTGATGGACGCCGACGCCTTCGGCGCATTCGAGGAAGCCGGCAACATCTTCGATCCCGCGGTCGCCAAGCGCCTGCATGACGACATCTACTCGACGGGCGGATCGGTCGATCCGGAGGCCGCCTACGAGGCCTTCCGCGGCCGGCCGCCGGAGCCCGACGCGCTGTTGCGCCGCCGGGGTCTGTTGGACAACGCAAAGGCTGCCTGA
- a CDS encoding type III PLP-dependent enzyme — MTERIQEFLRNRRSEGLDTEPCLVVDLEVVRDNYQTFAKALPDSRVFYAVKANPAPEVLTLLASMGSCFDTATVAEIEMALAAGATPDRISFGNTIKKERDIARAFALGIRLFAVDCAAEVEKVARAAPAAKVFCRILYDCAGAEWPLSRKFGCDPEMAVEVLDLAKRLGLEPCGISFHVGSQQRKVKAWDRALAMASTVFRDCAERGINLTMVNMGGGFPTKYLKDVPPVLQYGRSIFRALRKHFGNQIPETIIEPGRGMVGNAGIIESEVVLISKKSDEDEVRWVYLDIGKFGGLAETMDESIRYAIRTAHDGADMTPCVLAGPTCDSADVLYEKNPYPLPVTLEIGDKVLIEGTGAYTSTYSSVAFNGIPPLKTYHI; from the coding sequence ATGACCGAACGTATTCAGGAATTCCTGCGCAACCGCCGCAGCGAGGGCCTCGACACCGAGCCGTGTCTCGTCGTCGACCTCGAAGTCGTGCGCGACAATTACCAGACCTTCGCCAAGGCGCTGCCCGACAGCCGCGTGTTCTACGCGGTCAAGGCGAACCCGGCTCCGGAAGTGCTGACGCTGCTGGCGTCCATGGGCTCCTGCTTCGACACCGCGACCGTCGCCGAGATCGAGATGGCGCTGGCCGCTGGAGCGACGCCGGACCGCATCTCCTTCGGCAACACGATCAAGAAGGAGCGCGACATCGCGCGCGCCTTCGCGCTCGGCATTCGCCTGTTCGCAGTCGATTGCGCCGCCGAGGTCGAGAAGGTCGCCCGTGCCGCCCCGGCAGCGAAGGTGTTCTGCCGCATTCTCTATGACTGCGCCGGCGCCGAGTGGCCGCTGTCGCGGAAGTTCGGCTGCGACCCGGAAATGGCTGTCGAGGTCCTCGACCTTGCCAAGCGTCTGGGCCTGGAGCCGTGCGGCATCTCCTTCCATGTCGGCTCGCAGCAGCGCAAGGTGAAAGCGTGGGACCGTGCCCTGGCGATGGCCTCGACCGTGTTCCGCGACTGCGCCGAGCGCGGGATCAACCTGACCATGGTCAACATGGGCGGGGGTTTTCCGACGAAGTATCTGAAGGACGTGCCGCCGGTTCTGCAGTACGGCCGTTCGATCTTCCGTGCGCTGCGCAAGCACTTCGGCAACCAGATTCCGGAGACCATCATCGAGCCGGGCCGCGGCATGGTGGGCAATGCCGGGATCATCGAGTCCGAGGTCGTGCTCATCTCGAAGAAGAGCGACGAGGACGAGGTGCGCTGGGTCTATCTGGACATCGGCAAGTTCGGTGGTCTGGCCGAGACCATGGACGAGTCGATCCGCTACGCCATCCGCACCGCCCATGACGGCGCGGACATGACGCCGTGCGTGCTCGCAGGTCCGACCTGCGACAGCGCCGACGTGCTGTACGAGAAGAACCCGTATCCGCTCCCGGTGACGCTCGAGATCGGCGACAAGGTGCTGATCGAAGGGACCGGGGCCTATACGTCGACCTACTCGTCGGTGGCGTTCAACGGCATCCCGCCGCTGAAGACCTATCACATCTGA
- a CDS encoding GNAT family N-acetyltransferase gives MTASRKPQIALTSKAAPFAIRAERASDVAMREALLDACFGETRHQRTCQRLRDGRAPAAGLALAAVREGKLVGTVRLWHVSAGGRPALVLGPLAVDPACRELGIGAALMHQALAAARARGHAAVILLGDAPYYARFGFTAEKTGELSLPGAFERDRLLGLEFTEGALDGAWGMVVPTGKPLPKARAVRAVKAPLAVPHAA, from the coding sequence ATGACTGCTTCTCGGAAGCCACAGATCGCCCTCACCTCGAAAGCCGCTCCGTTCGCGATCCGAGCCGAGCGTGCTTCCGACGTCGCGATGCGTGAAGCGCTGCTCGATGCCTGTTTTGGCGAGACCCGCCATCAGCGCACCTGCCAGCGCCTGCGCGACGGACGCGCCCCCGCCGCCGGCCTCGCGCTGGCCGCGGTGCGCGAGGGAAAGCTCGTGGGAACCGTGCGGCTGTGGCACGTCAGCGCCGGAGGCAGGCCCGCGCTGGTCCTCGGACCGCTCGCGGTCGACCCTGCCTGCCGCGAGCTCGGGATCGGCGCCGCGCTGATGCATCAAGCGCTGGCCGCCGCCCGGGCGCGCGGGCACGCCGCCGTGATCCTGCTTGGGGACGCGCCCTACTACGCCCGCTTCGGCTTCACGGCCGAGAAGACCGGCGAGTTGTCGCTGCCGGGCGCATTCGAGCGCGACCGGCTGCTCGGCCTCGAATTCACTGAAGGTGCGCTGGATGGCGCCTGGGGCATGGTCGTCCCGACGGGCAAGCCCTTGCCCAAAGCGAGGGCAGTTCGCGCGGTGAAGGCCCCGCTCGCCGTGCCGCACGCGGCCTGA
- a CDS encoding RidA family protein, producing the protein MSRRLISTGSPFEKTAGYSRAVIDGDFAFVAGTTGYDYTTMTMPADVTSQSRNCFKTIEAALKEGGFAMADIVRATYYITDAKDADAHFAVCGEVLGDIRPAATLLVVSGLYKPEMKIEIEVTAKRRT; encoded by the coding sequence ATGTCCCGTCGCCTGATTTCCACCGGCTCGCCCTTTGAAAAGACCGCCGGCTATAGCCGCGCCGTGATCGACGGCGACTTCGCCTTCGTCGCCGGCACCACCGGCTACGACTACACCACCATGACGATGCCAGCCGATGTCACGAGCCAGTCACGCAACTGCTTCAAGACCATCGAGGCGGCCCTCAAGGAGGGCGGCTTCGCGATGGCCGACATCGTCCGCGCGACCTACTACATCACCGACGCCAAGGACGCGGATGCGCATTTCGCCGTCTGCGGCGAGGTGCTCGGCGACATCCGCCCGGCCGCAACGCTTCTCGTCGTCTCAGGCCTCTACAAGCCCGAGATGAAGATCGAGATCGAAGTGACCGCGAAGCGCCGCACCTGA
- a CDS encoding homospermidine synthase translates to MSPASQIYAKITGPIVMVGFGSIGKGTLPLIERHLDYDKSRITVLDPKDEGRKALCEKHNVRFIQQGLTKDNYRDVLTPLLTEGGGQGFCVNLSVDTGSTDIMELCNELGALYIDTVNEPWLGFYFDSSKGPEARSNYALREVTLAAKKARPAGSTTAVSCCGANPGMVSFFVKQALLNVAADLKLNAPKPKTKAEWADLMRQAGIKGIHIAERDTQRSKKPKEPDVFVNTWSVEGFLSEGVQPSELGWGTHEKWMPENARTHEAGCGAAIYLMQPGANTRVRTWCPTRGAQYGFLVTHNESISIADYFTVRDASGTAIYRPTCHYAYHPADDAVLSLHEMFGRAAKMQEKHHILDENEIVDGIDELGVLLFGHDNNAYWYGSQLSIEETRALAPYQNATGLQVTSAVLGGMVWALENPNEGIVEADEMDFDRLLEIQLPYLGPVKGFYTDWTPLTDRPGLFPEDIDTSDPWQFRNILVR, encoded by the coding sequence ATGAGCCCCGCCTCGCAGATCTACGCGAAGATTACCGGCCCCATCGTCATGGTCGGCTTCGGCTCCATCGGCAAAGGCACGCTGCCGTTGATCGAGCGGCATCTCGATTACGACAAGTCGCGCATCACTGTGCTCGATCCCAAGGACGAGGGCCGCAAGGCACTTTGCGAGAAGCACAATGTCCGGTTCATCCAGCAGGGCCTGACCAAGGACAATTATCGCGACGTGCTGACCCCGCTGCTCACTGAAGGCGGCGGCCAGGGGTTTTGCGTCAATCTCTCGGTCGATACCGGTTCGACCGACATCATGGAGCTCTGCAACGAACTCGGCGCTCTCTATATCGACACCGTCAACGAGCCCTGGCTCGGCTTCTATTTCGATTCGTCGAAGGGCCCGGAAGCGCGCTCCAACTACGCCCTTCGCGAAGTGACGCTGGCCGCCAAGAAGGCGCGCCCCGCGGGCTCGACGACGGCCGTATCCTGCTGTGGCGCCAATCCCGGCATGGTCTCCTTCTTCGTCAAGCAGGCGTTGCTCAATGTCGCCGCTGACCTGAAGCTCAACGCCCCCAAGCCGAAGACCAAGGCCGAATGGGCGGACCTGATGCGGCAGGCTGGCATCAAGGGCATCCACATCGCCGAACGCGACACCCAGCGCTCCAAGAAGCCGAAAGAGCCTGATGTCTTCGTCAACACCTGGTCGGTGGAAGGCTTCCTGTCGGAAGGCGTGCAGCCGTCCGAACTCGGTTGGGGCACCCATGAAAAATGGATGCCCGAGAACGCGCGGACCCACGAAGCCGGCTGCGGCGCCGCCATCTATCTGATGCAGCCCGGCGCCAACACGCGCGTTCGCACCTGGTGCCCGACCCGCGGCGCGCAGTACGGCTTCCTCGTCACCCACAACGAGTCGATCTCGATCGCCGACTACTTCACGGTGCGTGACGCATCCGGCACGGCGATCTATCGGCCGACCTGCCACTATGCCTATCATCCGGCTGACGATGCCGTGCTGTCGCTGCATGAAATGTTCGGCCGCGCAGCGAAGATGCAGGAGAAGCACCACATCCTCGACGAGAACGAAATCGTCGATGGCATCGACGAACTCGGCGTGCTGCTGTTCGGCCATGACAACAATGCCTACTGGTACGGCTCGCAGCTCTCCATCGAAGAGACCCGCGCACTCGCGCCCTATCAGAACGCCACCGGCCTGCAAGTGACCTCCGCCGTGCTCGGCGGCATGGTGTGGGCGCTGGAAAACCCGAACGAAGGCATCGTCGAAGCCGACGAGATGGACTTTGATCGTCTGCTGGAAATCCAGCTGCCCTATCTCGGCCCGGTGAAGGGTTTTTACACCGACTGGACGCCGCTGACGGATCGCCCGGGCCTGTTCCCGGAGGACATCGACACGTCCGATCCCTGGCAGTTCCGGAATATTCTGGTGCGCTGA
- a CDS encoding MgtC/SapB family protein — MRFLTTFQFADFADTLVSLFTAFVLGTLIGAERQYRQRTAGLRTNVLVAVGAAAFVDLAMHLTGADGGVRVIAYVVSGIGFLGAGVIMKQGMDVRGLNTAATLWASAAVGSCAGADMVAQAVALTVFVIAGNTLLRPLVNAINRIPLDERRSEATYYFKLAVTTEALPDMRDRLVEKLEAANYPVADVEVVEIGDDILEIVATLVASAVDPNELNAVAVEMQRQSGVRHATWEVSTTD, encoded by the coding sequence ATGCGGTTTCTGACGACCTTCCAGTTCGCCGACTTCGCTGACACGCTGGTCAGCCTGTTCACGGCCTTCGTGCTGGGCACGCTGATCGGCGCCGAGCGGCAATATCGGCAGCGCACGGCGGGCCTGCGCACCAATGTGCTGGTCGCGGTCGGCGCGGCCGCCTTCGTCGATCTCGCCATGCACCTGACCGGCGCCGATGGCGGGGTGCGGGTGATCGCCTATGTCGTCTCCGGCATCGGCTTCCTAGGCGCCGGCGTGATCATGAAGCAGGGCATGGACGTGCGCGGCCTGAATACGGCGGCGACGCTGTGGGCCTCGGCCGCGGTCGGCTCCTGCGCCGGCGCCGACATGGTCGCGCAGGCGGTGGCGCTCACCGTGTTCGTCATCGCCGGCAACACGCTGCTGCGCCCGCTGGTCAACGCGATCAACCGCATTCCGCTCGACGAGCGGCGTTCCGAGGCGACCTATTACTTCAAGCTTGCCGTGACGACCGAGGCGCTGCCCGACATGCGCGACCGTCTCGTCGAGAAGCTGGAGGCGGCGAACTATCCGGTGGCCGATGTCGAGGTCGTCGAGATCGGCGACGACATTTTGGAGATCGTGGCAACCCTGGTCGCGTCAGCCGTTGACCCGAACGAGCTCAACGCCGTCGCCGTCGAGATGCAGCGCCAGAGCGGCGTGCGCCATGCCACCTGGGAGGTCTCGACCACCGACTGA